From a region of the Methanolobus tindarius DSM 2278 genome:
- a CDS encoding MBL fold metallo-hydrolase translates to MKLTVLIDNNTLIDRYLLGEPGVSYLIEADRKKILFDTGYSDAFILNARKMNIDLLDIDHIVLSHAHLDHTWGLDPLIKLYTEAQIEGLEHLEPDLIAHPLVFNSRTYSGVQEIGTLVSEEKIARIFKLRVSSEPLWITENVVFLGQIPRKFDFENDSPESKIIIDGKESDDELLDDTALAIKTQQGLVIVTGCSHSGICNMIEYAKKVCSDNRVIDVIGGFHLQTPPEKKMKGTVDYFRNLNAKEVHACHCTDLNSKIALAGVCNLKEVGCGLQLEYK, encoded by the coding sequence ATGAAACTAACCGTACTCATAGATAACAACACCCTGATTGACCGTTACTTACTGGGCGAACCGGGAGTTTCCTATTTAATTGAAGCTGACAGGAAAAAGATTCTCTTTGACACAGGCTATTCAGATGCATTTATCCTAAATGCACGAAAAATGAATATCGATCTTCTGGATATTGACCATATTGTACTGTCACATGCACATCTGGATCACACATGGGGACTTGATCCTCTTATCAAACTTTACACCGAAGCGCAGATAGAAGGCCTGGAACATCTGGAGCCGGACCTGATTGCACATCCTTTAGTATTCAATAGCAGAACATATTCTGGAGTTCAGGAAATCGGGACACTTGTTTCTGAGGAAAAGATTGCAAGAATATTTAAATTAAGAGTAAGCAGCGAGCCACTATGGATTACTGAGAATGTTGTTTTCCTTGGACAGATTCCACGGAAATTTGACTTTGAGAATGACTCGCCTGAAAGCAAGATAATAATCGATGGAAAAGAAAGTGATGATGAACTTCTTGACGACACGGCACTTGCAATAAAAACGCAACAAGGTCTTGTTATTGTAACAGGGTGTTCTCATTCAGGAATCTGCAACATGATAGAATATGCAAAAAAAGTCTGCAGTGACAACAGAGTAATTGATGTCATCGGAGGTTTCCATTTGCAGACTCCACCTGAAAAAAAGATGAAAGGAACCGTTGACTATTTCCGCAATCTTAACGCAAAGGAAGTCCATGCATGCCACTGTACAGACCTGAACTCAAAAATAGCACTAGCCGGAGTTTGTAACCTGAAAGAAGTTGGTTGCGGCCTTCAGCTTGAATATAAATAA
- the thiC gene encoding phosphomethylpyrimidine synthase ThiC: MTQMEDAKKGKITPQMEAVARDEGIDAKTICSCVANGTISIPNNPVRDCRVVGIGKYLSTKVNANIGTSRDYINIEEEVEKAKTAETFGADALMDLSTGGDLDLIRKKIMDAVNIPIGSVPIYQAASSQKAVVDMTSDDMFNAVRKHAKDGIDFVTIHAAVNQDALKRIKNADRITDIVSRGGSFTLAWMLHNGEDNPFYAEYDYLMEIAYEYDMAISLGDGMRPGCIHDASDGPSFMEFITLGELVKRTREENIQCFVEGPGHVPLDEVELSVKGMKNLCHNAPLYLLGPLVTDIAPGYDHITGAIGGTLAGMCGTDFLCMTTPAEHLALPTNDDIREGTIVTKIAAHAADLTKEGQKERARAIDNKMAHARKNLDWDAQFKLAIDGEKAKKIRDSRNTGSEACSMCGDLCAMKIVSKALEEEKKK; the protein is encoded by the coding sequence ATGACACAAATGGAAGATGCTAAAAAGGGCAAAATAACACCACAGATGGAAGCCGTTGCCAGAGACGAGGGCATTGATGCTAAGACCATCTGTTCATGTGTTGCCAACGGGACCATAAGTATCCCGAACAACCCTGTAAGGGACTGCAGGGTCGTAGGTATAGGAAAATACCTCAGTACTAAAGTAAATGCCAATATTGGAACTTCAAGGGATTACATCAATATCGAAGAGGAAGTTGAGAAGGCAAAGACCGCAGAAACCTTTGGTGCCGATGCACTCATGGATCTCTCAACCGGAGGAGATCTTGACCTTATCAGGAAAAAGATAATGGATGCAGTGAACATCCCAATTGGTTCGGTTCCGATTTACCAGGCAGCATCTTCACAGAAAGCTGTTGTTGACATGACATCCGATGATATGTTCAATGCAGTACGCAAACATGCAAAGGATGGAATTGATTTTGTCACAATTCATGCTGCTGTTAATCAGGATGCCCTGAAGAGAATAAAAAACGCAGACCGTATAACTGATATCGTCAGCCGTGGAGGATCATTCACACTTGCATGGATGTTGCATAACGGAGAAGATAATCCATTCTATGCAGAATACGATTATCTCATGGAAATTGCCTATGAATACGATATGGCTATCAGCCTTGGCGATGGCATGAGACCGGGATGTATCCATGATGCATCTGACGGACCTTCATTTATGGAATTCATAACTCTTGGTGAGCTTGTCAAGAGAACAAGGGAAGAGAATATCCAGTGCTTTGTTGAAGGTCCCGGACATGTTCCGTTAGATGAAGTGGAATTAAGTGTCAAAGGAATGAAGAATCTATGTCACAATGCACCACTTTACCTTCTTGGCCCGCTTGTCACAGACATTGCACCGGGATATGACCACATAACCGGAGCAATCGGTGGTACACTTGCTGGCATGTGTGGTACAGATTTCCTGTGTATGACAACACCGGCAGAACATCTTGCATTGCCAACAAACGACGATATCCGTGAAGGAACCATCGTTACAAAAATTGCAGCCCATGCTGCCGACCTTACAAAAGAAGGACAGAAAGAACGTGCAAGAGCAATTGATAACAAAATGGCACATGCACGCAAAAATCTCGATTGGGATGCTCAGTTTAAACTTGCAATTGATGGTGAGAAGGCAAAGAAGATCAGAGACAGCAGGAATACGGGCAGTGAAGCCTGTTCCATGTGCGGTGATCTCTGTGCTATGAAAATTGTCAGTAAGGCGCTTGAAGAAGAGAAGAAAAAGTGA
- a CDS encoding YybH family protein has translation MKQHPIELLINKADTAINQEDFNTLTDIYADDAVLVIQPGMNAVGKEQIRKAFEGIASHFEHTLDVRQTGMKILETGDTALVLAKTLVSAKGHPLQERKATYVFRKDANGVWFCVIDNSYGHDLLDA, from the coding sequence ATGAAACAGCATCCAATAGAATTACTTATCAACAAAGCTGATACTGCTATTAACCAGGAAGATTTCAATACTTTAACAGATATATATGCAGATGATGCTGTTTTAGTTATTCAACCAGGGATGAATGCAGTCGGAAAAGAGCAAATAAGAAAGGCGTTTGAGGGTATTGCCTCTCACTTCGAACATACTCTGGATGTCAGGCAGACAGGAATGAAAATTCTGGAGACGGGGGATACTGCATTGGTTTTGGCAAAAACTCTCGTTTCAGCTAAAGGGCACCCTCTTCAGGAGCGTAAGGCTACATATGTTTTCAGAAAGGATGCAAACGGTGTCTGGTTTTGTGTAATTGATAATTCATATGGGCATGATCTTCTTGATGCCTGA
- a CDS encoding DNA topoisomerase I, translated as MSIVVFTEKNKAASQIASILSGGHFNRASVESIPVYDFKMNGKEWRIMGLAGHIMGYDFPEQFNNWRECDPAVLLDTPPVKNVTKKPYAAAISLLASGAEEVVLACDFDREGENIGFEAKEIAERVASLPVKRARFSSLSSSEIKKAFSNLVEPDYNMAMSAEARQILDLKMGAAFTRFMTLSVREKARTKGVISIGPCQTPTCGFVYEREKLIKNFKPKDFWKIEAIFNSNGSDFTGVHRAGNIHEKEKADEIFARIKDCKTGLVDKKSVKEARTNPPYPLNTTEFLKRSSKFLGVSPEEALETAEQLYLSGFTSYPRTETNKYADDFDFKSKLVAFSSGIYQKYALEVISAGEISCRNGTKDGHDHPPIHPIKAASKDDVERSVRMPNAWKVYDLIVRHFLANLMQPAIFEKTRMEILVGGEIFDVKGSILKSAGWLAVYPFETKNDKLLPFIEEKDEVDVKKLKNTKSETTPPKRLTEAELLTLMDKHGIGTKATAPSHIETNKKRGYFETKGKTIAILDTGFTLMDTLDATVPILVQPEIRARIESLIQDVEDGKKSLESALEEGTLLIKKMYSQLTSSKEAIAARMAGTIVDEQVATDKKNFVGTCPECGRMLHMIKTDKGRFVGCTGYPECKNTYPLPKAGALTVLRSQQCEKGGVAVMKVGNKYNWAVGIGPCFTCDLEKKCFPPEIVGPCPACDGSMFLITTKDSRFLACTNRCGHTQSVPKSGRLTILDRLCEHCGWHILRVKEQKQDAKEFCGNRKCPGKR; from the coding sequence ATGTCTATAGTCGTATTCACGGAAAAGAACAAAGCAGCTTCCCAGATAGCAAGTATTCTCAGCGGAGGGCACTTTAACCGGGCTTCGGTGGAAAGTATTCCTGTATATGACTTCAAGATGAACGGCAAAGAATGGAGGATAATGGGACTTGCCGGTCACATCATGGGTTATGATTTTCCTGAGCAGTTTAACAACTGGCGTGAATGCGATCCGGCTGTTCTTCTGGACACTCCTCCTGTAAAAAACGTAACTAAAAAACCATATGCTGCTGCAATATCACTTCTTGCAAGCGGGGCTGAAGAAGTTGTCCTTGCATGCGACTTTGACAGGGAAGGGGAGAATATTGGTTTTGAAGCAAAAGAGATTGCTGAAAGAGTGGCTTCCCTGCCGGTTAAAAGAGCACGCTTTTCATCACTTTCTTCCAGTGAAATCAAAAAAGCATTTTCAAATCTTGTTGAGCCGGATTACAATATGGCAATGTCCGCAGAAGCCCGTCAGATTCTAGATCTTAAAATGGGTGCGGCTTTTACCCGCTTTATGACATTGTCCGTAAGGGAGAAAGCCCGGACAAAAGGTGTTATTTCCATTGGCCCGTGCCAGACACCTACCTGTGGATTTGTCTATGAAAGGGAGAAGCTCATAAAGAACTTTAAACCAAAAGACTTCTGGAAAATAGAGGCAATTTTCAATTCTAACGGTTCAGATTTTACCGGTGTTCACAGGGCCGGAAACATTCATGAAAAAGAAAAAGCAGATGAGATTTTCGCTCGCATAAAAGATTGCAAGACTGGTCTTGTTGACAAGAAAAGTGTAAAGGAAGCTCGCACCAATCCTCCTTATCCGTTGAATACAACTGAGTTCCTGAAACGCTCTTCTAAATTCCTGGGTGTGAGTCCGGAGGAGGCACTTGAAACCGCAGAACAGCTTTATCTTTCCGGTTTTACCAGTTATCCCAGGACTGAGACCAATAAGTATGCAGATGATTTTGATTTCAAATCAAAACTGGTGGCTTTTTCATCAGGAATTTATCAGAAATATGCCCTGGAAGTAATCTCTGCAGGAGAGATTAGCTGCAGGAATGGCACAAAGGACGGACACGACCACCCTCCTATCCATCCTATCAAGGCCGCTTCAAAAGATGATGTCGAAAGAAGTGTCAGAATGCCCAATGCATGGAAGGTTTATGACCTGATAGTGAGGCATTTTCTTGCAAACCTGATGCAGCCTGCCATTTTTGAGAAAACAAGAATGGAAATACTTGTTGGCGGGGAAATTTTTGATGTAAAAGGTTCAATTCTTAAAAGTGCAGGTTGGCTTGCTGTTTATCCATTTGAAACTAAAAATGACAAACTTCTTCCATTCATCGAGGAAAAAGATGAGGTTGACGTAAAGAAGCTAAAAAATACAAAATCCGAGACAACTCCTCCAAAACGCCTGACTGAGGCTGAACTTCTGACTCTGATGGACAAGCATGGTATCGGTACCAAGGCCACAGCTCCAAGTCATATTGAAACCAATAAGAAAAGAGGATATTTTGAAACAAAAGGTAAAACAATAGCCATTCTGGATACTGGCTTTACCCTGATGGATACTCTGGATGCTACGGTTCCTATTCTGGTACAGCCTGAGATTCGGGCACGTATTGAATCTCTTATCCAGGATGTTGAAGATGGCAAAAAATCTCTTGAAAGTGCCCTTGAAGAAGGGACTCTGCTGATCAAAAAAATGTATTCCCAGCTAACATCGAGCAAGGAAGCCATTGCTGCCAGAATGGCAGGTACCATTGTTGATGAACAGGTTGCAACCGATAAGAAAAACTTTGTTGGAACCTGTCCTGAATGTGGAAGGATGCTGCACATGATCAAGACTGACAAGGGACGCTTTGTAGGTTGTACTGGATATCCTGAATGCAAGAATACTTATCCTCTGCCAAAGGCAGGTGCACTTACTGTTCTGCGCTCACAGCAATGTGAAAAAGGTGGTGTTGCGGTAATGAAAGTGGGTAACAAGTATAACTGGGCAGTGGGGATTGGTCCATGTTTTACCTGCGATCTGGAAAAGAAATGTTTCCCTCCTGAAATTGTAGGTCCGTGTCCGGCATGCGATGGTTCGATGTTCCTGATAACCACAAAAGATTCCCGATTCCTTGCTTGTACCAACAGATGCGGGCACACGCAATCTGTGCCTAAATCAGGTAGACTTACTATTCTTGACAGGCTATGTGAGCATTGTGGATGGCATATACTCCGTGTAAAAGAGCAAAAACAGGATGCTAAGGAGTTTTGTGGTAACAGGAAATGTCCAGGTAAAAGGTAG
- a CDS encoding nitroreductase family protein, whose amino-acid sequence MPEVIDTILSRRSIRKYTDESISDEKIMIILETARWAPSGLNNQPWKFIVIKDKETMEEIAGCTHYSQIVQDAPLLIAVYLDTETMYNKTKDIQAIGAAIQNMLLACCDLGLGAVWLGEILNQSDKVNLILNCPASLELMAVLAIGKPADNGKSPSRKELEDIVFSEKYGNKI is encoded by the coding sequence GTGCCAGAAGTAATTGACACAATCCTTTCAAGAAGAAGTATCAGAAAATACACAGACGAATCAATAAGCGATGAAAAAATCATGATAATACTGGAGACAGCAAGATGGGCACCATCCGGCCTTAACAACCAGCCATGGAAATTCATAGTTATTAAAGATAAAGAAACCATGGAAGAAATCGCAGGCTGCACGCATTATTCTCAAATAGTTCAGGATGCACCCTTGTTAATAGCAGTATACCTTGACACCGAAACAATGTACAACAAAACAAAAGACATACAGGCCATCGGTGCAGCCATTCAGAACATGCTGCTTGCCTGCTGTGACCTTGGACTGGGTGCAGTATGGCTGGGTGAGATACTAAACCAGTCAGATAAAGTTAACTTGATTCTCAACTGTCCTGCTTCTCTGGAGCTTATGGCAGTACTTGCAATAGGCAAACCCGCAGATAATGGCAAAAGCCCATCACGAAAAGAACTTGAAGACATAGTTTTCAGTGAAAAATACGGAAACAAAATTTAA
- the ilvC gene encoding ketol-acid reductoisomerase, giving the protein MAQMYYDNDADLNLLKGKKIAVMGYGSQGHAQAQNLHDSGLDVTVGLREGSRRWKQAEEDGLKVMTVADAAKMADVIQILLPDEVQSQVYYNEIEPGLEAGNAIVFSHGFNIHYNQIIPQKDIDVYMVAPKSPGHLVRRTYVDGAGVPGLVAVYQDATGKAMEMALAHAKGVGCTRAGVYKTSFREETETDLFGEQVDLCGGVASLIKTSFEVLVEAGYQPEMAYFETCHELKLIVDLIHEGGLDKMWYSVSNTAEYGGMTVGPKVINELSREAMYEALDRIQNGEFAREFVLEGKANRPVLTAMERQDREHPLEVIGKEIRAKMPWLNSELNEK; this is encoded by the coding sequence ATGGCACAAATGTATTATGATAACGATGCAGACCTTAACTTGCTTAAAGGTAAAAAGATCGCAGTAATGGGTTACGGAAGCCAGGGACATGCACAGGCACAGAACCTTCATGACTCAGGACTTGACGTAACAGTAGGCCTCAGAGAAGGAAGCAGACGCTGGAAGCAGGCAGAAGAAGATGGCCTTAAGGTCATGACAGTTGCAGATGCAGCAAAGATGGCAGATGTCATCCAGATTCTCCTCCCTGATGAAGTACAGTCACAGGTATACTACAACGAGATCGAGCCAGGACTTGAAGCAGGTAACGCAATAGTATTCTCACACGGATTCAACATCCACTACAACCAGATAATTCCACAGAAAGACATCGATGTCTATATGGTAGCTCCAAAGAGCCCGGGACACCTTGTAAGAAGAACCTACGTAGATGGAGCTGGTGTTCCAGGTCTTGTAGCAGTCTATCAGGACGCAACCGGTAAGGCAATGGAAATGGCACTTGCACACGCAAAAGGTGTCGGATGTACCCGTGCAGGAGTCTACAAGACATCCTTCCGCGAGGAAACCGAGACTGACCTCTTTGGTGAGCAGGTAGACCTTTGTGGTGGTGTTGCATCACTCATCAAGACTTCCTTCGAAGTACTTGTTGAAGCAGGTTACCAGCCAGAGATGGCATACTTCGAGACATGCCACGAGCTTAAGCTCATTGTCGACCTTATCCACGAGGGTGGTCTTGACAAGATGTGGTACTCTGTATCTAACACCGCAGAATACGGTGGAATGACAGTAGGTCCAAAGGTCATCAACGAGCTCTCAAGAGAAGCTATGTATGAAGCTCTTGACAGGATCCAGAACGGAGAATTTGCCCGTGAGTTCGTACTTGAAGGCAAGGCAAACAGACCGGTACTCACCGCAATGGAGAGACAGGACAGAGAACACCCACTGGAAGTCATTGGTAAAGAAATAAGAGCTAAGATGCCATGGCTTAACAGTGAGCTTAACGAAAAGTAG
- the ilvN gene encoding acetolactate synthase small subunit, whose amino-acid sequence MRHTLAVLVENKYGVLSRVAGMFSRRGYNIDSLTVGVTDDPTISRMTIVVMGDDEVLEQVTKQLNKLIDVIRVTDLKSEESVDRELALIKVNSDVTNRSEIMQIADIFRARIIDVASKSMIIEVTGDDGKITAIEQLLRPFGIKEMVRTGKVALKRGQKSS is encoded by the coding sequence ATGAGACATACACTTGCAGTTCTGGTCGAGAACAAATACGGAGTACTCTCAAGAGTCGCAGGCATGTTCTCCAGAAGAGGTTATAACATTGACAGCCTTACGGTGGGAGTCACCGATGACCCTACAATTTCCCGTATGACCATTGTTGTCATGGGAGATGATGAAGTACTGGAACAGGTCACAAAGCAGCTTAACAAGCTTATCGATGTCATCAGAGTTACAGATCTCAAATCTGAAGAATCGGTTGATAGAGAACTGGCTTTAATAAAAGTCAATTCAGATGTGACTAACCGTTCCGAAATAATGCAGATAGCAGACATATTCCGAGCCCGCATCATCGACGTTGCTTCAAAATCAATGATTATTGAAGTGACAGGTGATGACGGCAAGATCACTGCAATCGAACAGTTACTCAGACCCTTTGGAATAAAGGAAATGGTAAGAACCGGAAAAGTAGCCCTCAAGAGAGGACAGAAGAGTTCTTAA
- a CDS encoding acetolactate synthase large subunit: MTESTEKMTGARALIECLYREGVDTIFGYPGGVLLPIYDELYDADIRHILVRHEQAAAHAAEGYARATGKTGVCIATSGPGATNLVTGIANAYMDSIPMVVFTGQVPSSLLGNDAFQEANITGITMPITKHNYLVQDANELPQVIKEAFHIASTGRPGPVLVDLPKDVTVQEIDFYYPEKVDLKGYKPTYQGNLQQVKRAASAIKESKNPVIYAGGGVISSNASKELLELAEKIKAPVTTTLTGMGGFPVEHELFLGMPGMHGAKYANYAIQESDLLIAVGARFDDRVTGKLKAFASNAKIIHIDIDPAEISKNVKVDVPIVGDAKWILQKLLKYAEPAQSEKWLDRITHWKKVHPLHYVEPATGDGIKPQYIIEQITEACKDAIIVTEVGQHQMWAAQYFRFSEPRTFITSGGLGTMGYGFPASIGAKIAKPDKVVFDIAGDGSFQMNSQELATAVQENVPVIVAVFNNGYLGMVRQWQELFHNRRYSATCIQNSVDFVKLAEAYGALGLRATKRDEVRPVIEEAIASGRPTVIDFIVEEEENVSPMVPAGAAINEILDLERKE, translated from the coding sequence ATGACTGAATCGACGGAGAAAATGACAGGTGCCCGAGCCCTCATCGAGTGCCTGTATAGGGAAGGTGTAGACACCATCTTCGGATATCCCGGTGGCGTACTGCTCCCCATATACGACGAACTTTATGATGCGGACATCCGTCACATACTTGTCCGCCACGAACAGGCTGCTGCCCACGCAGCAGAAGGATATGCAAGAGCAACAGGAAAGACCGGAGTATGTATTGCAACTTCAGGACCTGGTGCGACAAATCTTGTGACAGGAATTGCAAACGCATACATGGACTCTATACCAATGGTGGTTTTCACCGGACAGGTACCAAGCAGTCTTTTGGGCAATGATGCATTCCAGGAAGCAAATATCACCGGCATAACAATGCCAATTACAAAGCACAACTACCTTGTGCAGGATGCAAATGAGCTTCCACAAGTAATCAAGGAAGCATTCCATATTGCATCCACAGGCAGACCCGGACCTGTACTGGTAGATCTCCCAAAGGATGTCACAGTACAGGAGATCGACTTCTATTACCCTGAAAAAGTTGACCTTAAAGGTTACAAACCAACATACCAAGGAAATCTGCAGCAGGTAAAAAGAGCAGCTTCTGCAATTAAAGAATCAAAGAACCCTGTGATCTATGCAGGTGGCGGTGTCATAAGTTCCAATGCCAGCAAAGAACTTCTTGAGCTTGCAGAGAAAATAAAAGCACCTGTGACAACAACCCTTACCGGCATGGGTGGATTCCCTGTAGAACATGAGTTGTTCCTTGGAATGCCAGGTATGCACGGTGCAAAGTATGCAAACTATGCCATACAGGAATCTGACCTTCTTATTGCAGTAGGTGCAAGGTTTGATGACAGGGTAACCGGTAAACTCAAGGCTTTTGCTTCAAACGCAAAGATCATCCACATCGACATTGACCCTGCAGAGATTTCAAAGAATGTAAAGGTTGATGTTCCAATAGTAGGAGACGCAAAATGGATACTTCAGAAATTGCTGAAATATGCCGAACCCGCACAATCTGAGAAATGGCTTGACAGGATAACACACTGGAAGAAAGTGCATCCACTTCATTATGTTGAACCGGCAACAGGTGACGGAATCAAACCACAGTACATTATCGAGCAGATAACCGAAGCATGCAAAGACGCAATAATAGTTACTGAAGTAGGACAGCACCAGATGTGGGCTGCACAGTACTTCAGATTCAGTGAACCAAGAACATTTATCACATCAGGTGGACTTGGAACAATGGGTTATGGATTCCCTGCATCCATTGGAGCAAAGATTGCAAAACCTGATAAAGTTGTTTTTGATATCGCAGGTGACGGGTCATTTCAGATGAACTCACAGGAACTTGCAACAGCAGTTCAGGAAAACGTACCGGTTATTGTTGCTGTTTTCAACAATGGATACCTTGGAATGGTAAGACAATGGCAGGAGCTTTTCCACAACAGGAGATATTCTGCAACATGCATCCAGAACAGTGTCGATTTTGTTAAACTTGCAGAAGCATACGGTGCACTGGGACTTAGAGCCACCAAGCGTGACGAAGTACGCCCTGTAATCGAAGAAGCTATTGCATCTGGCAGACCGACAGTCATTGACTTTATAGTTGAAGAGGAAGAAAACGTATCACCAATGGTACCGGCAGGTGCTGCGATCAACGAAATACTTGATCTGGAGAGGAAAGAATGA
- a CDS encoding (R)-citramalate synthase yields MILFENVRFLDTTLRDGEQTPGVALTSKDKVDIATKLDELGVDVIEAGSAITSEGERESIRAVVAEGLNAEICSYCRIMKPDVDYALACDVDSIHLVAPVSDLHINVKLKKDREAVRKMAIETTEYAKEHGLIVELSGEDASRADVDFLKSLYNDGVDAGADRLCYCDTVGLLVPEKAELVFSDICSAVKAPVSIHCHNDFGMGTANTIAALRGGAQQAHVTINGIGERAGNTALEEVVMTIEWLYKHKTGINTKEIFKTSRLVSRLTGIPVAPNKSLTGGNAFTHEAGIHVHGLLADTETYEPIKPEILGRERKIVLGKHAGKSSVTLAVKEMGFDVDDSQLHEILNRVKELGDHGKKVTDADLQTIAETVLSIEREAKVILEEYTVVSGNKVTPTASVKLKVEGQDVVEAGIGDGPVDAAFASIKKGVSGIADVQLEEYHVDAISGGTDALVEVLVKLSKDGKMVTARGSRTDIVMASVEAVLNGINRLI; encoded by the coding sequence ATTATATTATTCGAAAATGTCCGGTTTTTAGACACAACTCTTAGAGACGGCGAACAGACACCAGGCGTAGCGCTTACCAGCAAGGACAAGGTAGACATTGCCACTAAGCTTGATGAGCTTGGCGTTGATGTCATCGAGGCAGGCTCAGCAATCACCTCAGAAGGTGAACGCGAATCCATAAGGGCCGTAGTTGCTGAAGGGCTAAATGCAGAGATCTGCAGCTACTGTAGAATCATGAAACCAGATGTGGATTATGCACTGGCATGTGATGTCGATTCAATTCACCTGGTGGCACCTGTATCAGACTTGCATATCAACGTGAAGCTGAAAAAAGACAGGGAAGCCGTCAGGAAAATGGCCATTGAGACCACAGAATATGCAAAAGAACATGGCCTTATTGTAGAACTCAGCGGTGAAGATGCCTCCAGGGCAGACGTTGATTTCCTTAAGTCATTATATAATGACGGAGTCGACGCAGGCGCAGATAGATTATGTTATTGTGATACTGTAGGTTTACTTGTACCTGAGAAGGCAGAACTTGTTTTCAGTGATATCTGCTCAGCAGTAAAAGCGCCCGTGAGTATCCATTGCCACAATGACTTTGGCATGGGAACCGCTAACACAATAGCAGCCTTGAGAGGAGGAGCGCAGCAGGCCCATGTAACCATTAATGGAATAGGTGAAAGAGCTGGAAATACTGCACTGGAAGAAGTTGTGATGACCATTGAATGGTTATACAAACACAAGACCGGAATTAATACAAAAGAGATCTTCAAGACCTCAAGACTTGTAAGCAGGCTCACAGGCATACCTGTGGCACCTAACAAATCACTCACCGGTGGTAATGCATTTACCCATGAGGCAGGTATCCACGTACACGGTTTACTGGCTGACACGGAAACATATGAACCGATAAAGCCGGAAATACTCGGAAGGGAAAGGAAGATCGTTCTTGGAAAACATGCAGGTAAGAGTTCTGTAACCCTTGCCGTTAAAGAAATGGGATTTGATGTTGATGATTCTCAGCTGCATGAGATACTTAACCGTGTCAAGGAGCTTGGAGATCATGGCAAAAAAGTAACCGACGCAGACCTGCAGACAATAGCTGAAACAGTCCTCAGCATCGAAAGAGAAGCAAAAGTTATTCTTGAAGAATACACTGTTGTATCAGGTAACAAAGTTACTCCAACAGCATCAGTCAAGCTTAAAGTTGAAGGCCAGGATGTTGTAGAGGCAGGTATAGGAGACGGGCCTGTTGATGCAGCCTTTGCAAGCATCAAAAAAGGAGTATCAGGAATTGCTGATGTCCAGCTTGAAGAATATCATGTCGATGCTATAAGTGGCGGAACTGATGCTCTTGTAGAAGTTCTTGTAAAGCTTTCAAAGGATGGAAAAATGGTTACAGCCAGAGGTTCAAGGACAGATATTGTTATGGCGTCCGTGGAGGCCGTTCTTAACGGAATTAACCGTCTTATCTAA